One window of Ziziphus jujuba cultivar Dongzao chromosome 5, ASM3175591v1 genomic DNA carries:
- the LOC107405986 gene encoding uncharacterized protein LOC107405986 isoform X3: MDFHGMKRQALQSLCKKHGIPANLTNHEMADRLALLLKENEKPVDNSQPTSSNNLGETHCEIESNFKIVNQKVSKKVRFSPENETFIFVSSDTESDSDHGNNPKRRLRKRKSVSNLESKKQVQLRKNVKKAEVSAEPLDNSGRVTRSRVQRVVAGDAEMVFSPLAGNKRGRRRVKNVGVNDKPPPIADLGDKDDPREDAKWRGGLIRQRLRSKEVVNEAGEKAGDGDLAVLRKNSRLRGSKNIRNVKASDGVVLLDQIHEDNAIAVEEAKPEQILKRSKRITAKNKGSSSLSKDLGDTGIGRRVTRSRKLDEKDSSLESEAGSIVVEEESQKVLQLEEPAKGSRRKSVAPQNGKVQSESLATKRTERGQPVKGSRKRSRKIDSEGVPKVEPIVGVVTKDEDLLPDGPPWRSRHSIASFNSVATAVGELRTQDNDGKKKPQREAPLESDVNIAKQPRRSSRHASKEVGGIADGVRKDLQTRQSKKQILKEESSVTVHEPVTKKALRRSRPNVSKSNVPELADPKGRSAEKNKPSKARMEIIEEEGSFRKSSLSRGEQPVMDIVPECGGSKNDSDLYHRKKVRERSNKKRKEGKSVEHSQLGSAEISALNSDEKEFTYDTLKSEEQVSESMEVEGASIFQQMQDSTAEVVDNEKENIVEEARMENLSLDSKLEGSMEYQSHRSFNTRAESGDGKLVEQVSTEPVEHLSKINNVVSCGIISPASGFSPAYPEDSNGLKAEESLMEKHVNPVSDKVDDLLADNGKANAQEDKIILELDTNGNYEPVQEETIQENHLSELTGSRDSERSSEKFSNEAENIYVLVPYDRNEAEEAVQENHLSELSGSRESERSSEKFSNEAEKICVLVPYERHGIAQVDEYATETADIVVEKVADIQLGIIASDDTAAAPSEPPPQSQDGNQLEALTAMHLEIVGRSDAYHVERENCSNNLIEVPDETISSEDISFSKLRGQVCSNERTEEIGTMKEKESSEYGEERTPNEIAATVSHIGEFNFRSSEKRGEVLPERSESCLSCGGNTANKEENVGKAVDDPKPQVISFDAETKDNVDGVNEDDVNDHLVEKELQTMYPFTSMHEEGTNEAVEINSCSPAAVEETEAETIDKCGLEGMSKNEEDKEEHVVTNKVTEMEEAENGAPMLPLYSMGDDTAFSKYEIELSKTNDLAQGASDVTMSSEYEDGGTPNEIVATVSQVGEFNFTSSERQGDVLPDLDKSASIYAKSCLSCDGKTANKEENVGNAVDDPKAQVISSHAEIKEYVDRVTEDDVDDLLVEKELETMYPFTSMHEVVTKEAVEINSCSLASVDEMEAQRIGKFSPEEMSKNGEDKEELAITNKVTEMEVAENGAPMLPLDSVGDDTAFSKYEIELLKTNGLAQCASDVTMSSEYEDGRTPNEIVATVSQVGEFHFTSSERQGDVLPDMDKSASIYAKSCPSCDGKTANKEENVRKAVSDPKAQVISFDAETKDNVHGVIEDDVNDHLVEKELQTMYPFTSMHKVGTKEAAEIHSCSPAVVEEMEAESIDNCDHEEMSKNGEDREEHAVTNKVTVKEEAENGTPTLPLDSMWDDTALSKFEIELSKTNRLALGASDVTMSSKYEDGGTPNEIVATVSQVGEFNFTSSERQGDVLPDLDKSASIYAKSCLSCDGKTANKEENVGNAVNDQKAQVISSHAEIKEYVDRVTEDDVDDHLVEKELETMYPFTSMHEVVTKEAVEINSCSLASVDEMEAQRIGKFGPEEMSKNGEDKEELVMTDKMEEAESGTPMLPLDSMVHDTAFSKYETELSKTNGLALGSSDVTMSSEYEDGGTPNKIVATVSQVGEFNFGSSEKQGEVLPDMDKSASIYSESCLFCDGKTANKEENVGKAVVDPKAQVISSDAETKENVDGVTEDDVTDHLVEKVLLEQNDNGPDLTLRNAHESCIYATDEGDDILDRRIGIENVEDGTKLDEQLISPFGLNNGCLSDEKKSAVKSFSVAPSGRNVPGSSTATFSVQNFSLSCVLSAGKEYEFHAYSNRVRNYAEGIEMANEDKGFGHEKMNPPAQGENELGIDKRVEGQNSNEDVLKLANQMDSDDDLDLNNLFNSNSTNSKRNSKETGKEIDLHDLDNVAISSGQSNEFSDCGNNASILKPEMNVECSAVSPATASTTEIKALEIAAEMTLFTSYELNLFSEDRERDEFEEADVRTLEDKLINKNNEEVNEGREIVSSIENFEKEQHCDYEQSMVEDKPNLINETNEVSEGREIVGSMASNLELNEGRENVESIGKDCDDEHGMVEEFEIGKQNQLSASDESIYENRSIPKEKGGVPVIKQGLVDCEIHKFECIEFENYTEATQINASNYAASDTSKAECCASDSKKPEIHVNSAVEAVALENPQKLESREDKSPEAKLMERISRSAMPKMKTNKDFSIPRTPKNIHKIYDMKENFPSSKREQVNNMTATKTSVKRRALEDLQKN, from the exons ATGGATTTTCATGGAATGAAGAGGCAGGCACTGCAATCGCTCTGTAAGAAGCATGGAATTCCGGCGAATTTGACCAACCATGAAATGGCCGATAGGCTTGCTTTGCTTCTCAAG GAAAATGAAAAGCCTGTAGACAATAGTCAGCCAACAAGCTCGAATAATTTAGGAGAAACTCATTGCGAAATTGAATCTAATTTTAAGATTGTAAATCAGAAAGTAAGCAAGAAGGTGAGGTTTAGTCCTGAAAACGAAACATTTATATTTGTAAGTTCAGATACAGAGTCAGATTCAGATCATGGTAACAATCCGAAGAGACGACTGAGAAAAAGGAAATCTGTGTCAAACTTGGAATCAAAGAAACAAGTTCAGCTCagaaaaaatgtcaaaaaagcTGAAGTTTCGGCCGAACCCTTGGACAATTCCGGTAGAGTTACAAGGTCCAGAGTGCAAAGAGTGGTTGCCGGAGACGCAGAGATGGTTTTCTCACCTCTTGCTGGGAATAAGAGAGGGAGAAGAAGGGTAAAAAATGTTGGTGTTAATGATAAACCACCACCAATTGCTGATTTGGGTGATAAAGATGATCCTCGTGAGGATGCTAAATGGAGAGGCGGGTTGATTCGACAGCGGTTGAGAAGCAAGGAGGTGGTGAATGAAGCTGGAGAGAAAGCAGGAGATGGGGATTTGGCAGTGTTGAGGAAGAATTCAAGATTGAGAGGTTCCAAGAACATAAGGAATGTCAAGGCTAGTGATGGGGTTGTTTTGCTGGATCAGATTCATGAAGACAATGCCATTGCAGTAGAAGAGGCTAAACCTGAACAAATTCTGAAGCGTTCTAAAAGAATTACGGCAAAGAATAAAGGTTCTAGTTCTTTGAGTAAAGATTTGGGTGACACTGGAATTGGTAGAAGGGTCACAAGGTCCCGGAAACTTGATGAGAAGGATTCTTCATTAGAAAGTGAAGCAGGAAGTATTGTAGTTGAGGAAGAAAGTCAAAAGGTTCTTCAACTTGAAGAACCTGCCAAGGGTTCAAGGCGGAAGTCTGTCGCACCACAAAATGGGAAGGTGCAGAGTGAAAGTCTTGCTACCAAACGTACTGAACGTGGACAACCTGTAAAGGGGTCTAGAAAAAGGTCAAGGAAAATAGATTCTGAAGGAGTTCCCAAAGTCGAACCAATTGTTGGCGTTGTGACAAAAGATGAAGATTTACTGCCAGATGGCCCTCCTTGGAGGTCTCGGCACAGCATTGCATCATTTAACTCTGTTGCTACTGCTGTTGGAGAGTTAAGAACTCAAGATAATGATGGAAAGAAGAAGCCACAAAGAGAAGCACCTTTAGAAAGTGATGTTAATATTGCCAAACAACCAAGGAGATCTAGTCGCCATGCTTCCAAAGAAGTTGGTGGAATTGCTGATGGTGTCAGAAAGGATTTGCAAACAAGGCAGAGCAAAAAGcaaattttgaaagaagaaagttcCGTAACTGTGCACGAACCTGTAACTAAGAAGGCTCTGAGACGATCCAGACCCAATGTCTCAAAAAGTAATGTTCCTGAACTTGCAGACCCGAAAGGTAGATCTGCTGAAAAAAATAAGCCGTCTAAAGCAAGGATGGAAATTATAGAAGAAGAGGGTTCATTTAGAAAAAGTAGTTTGTCCCGTGGAGAACAACCAGTCATGGATATTGTGCCAGAATGTGGAGGCAGTAAAAATGATTCTGATTTGTACCACAGAAAAAAAGTTAGAGAAAGgtcaaataaaaagagaaaggaagggaaatctgTTGAGCATAGCCAGCTAGGTTCTGCTGAGATATCTGCTCTAAATTCTGATGAGAAGGAGTTCACATACGACACATTGAAGTCGGAGGAACAGGTTTCAGAGTCAATGGAGGTTGAAGGTGCATCTATATTCCAACAAATGCAGGATTCTACAGCTGAGGTTGTGGATAATGAGAAAGAAAACATTGTCGAGGAAGCTAGGATGGAAAATTTGAGTCTGGATAGCAAGTTAGAAGGTTCTATGGAATATCAGTCCCACCGTTCATTTAATACAAGAGCTGAATCTGGTGATGGAAAATTGGTGGAACAGGTAAGTACAGAACCAGTTGAGCATCTAAGTAAGATTAACAATGTGGTTTCTTGTGGAATTATCTCTCCAGCCAGTGGCTTTTCACCTGCCTACCCAGAAGATTCCAATG GCTTGAAAGCGGAAGAATCGTTGATGGAAAAACATGTAAACCCAGTAAGTGATAAGGTAGATGACCTATTAGCTGACAATGGAAAAGCTAATGCTCAAGAGGATAAAATTATACTAGAATTGGATACCAATGGGAATTATGAACCTGTTCAAGAGGAGACAATTCAAGAGAATCATCTAAGTGAACTTACTGGAAGTCGTGATTCAGAAAGAAGCTCTGAAAAGTTCTCAAATGAAGCTGAAAATATATACGTGCTTGTTCCTTATGACAGAAATGAAGCGGAGGAGGCAGTTCAAGAGAATCATCTTAGTGAACTAAGTGGGAGTCGTGAGTCAGAAAGAAGCTCCGAAAAATTCTCAAATGAAGCTGAAAAGATATGTGTGCTTGTTCCTTATGAGAGACATGGAATAGCTCAAGTTGATGAATATGCAACTGAAACTGCTGACATCGTTGTGGAAAAGGTTGCAGATATCCAATTGGGAATAATTGCCAGTGATGATACTGCTGCTGCCCCATCTGAACCTCCACCACAAAGTCAAG ATGGGAATCAGTTGGAGGCTCTGACAGCCATGCATCTAGAAATTGTTGGAAGAAGTGATGCATATCATGTTGAGAGAGAAAACTGTTCTAATAATTTGATTGAAGTCCCTGATGAAACAATATCCAGTGAAGATATTAGCTTCAGTAAATTACGTGGCCAAGTATGCAGTAATGAGAGGACCGAAGAAATTGGGACAATGAAGGAAAAGGAGTCTAGTGAATATGGAGAAGAACGGACACCAAATGAAATTGCAGCAACTGTATCACATATTGGTGAATTCAATTTTAGAAGTTCTGAGAAGCGGGGAGAAGTTTTGCCAGAGCGGTCAGAATCCTGTCTTTCCTGTGGTGGAAACACTGCAAATAAGGAAGAAAATGTTGGAAAAGCTGTTGATGATCCAAAACCCCAGGTTATCAGTTTTGATGCAGAGACAAAAGACAATGTAGATGGAGTTAACGAAGATGATGTCAATGATCACTTGGTTGAAAAGGAGTTACAGACAATGTACCCTTTTACTTCCATGCACGAAGAAGGGACAAACGAAGCTGTTGAGATCAATAGCTGTAGTCCTGCTGCCGTAGAAGAGACAGAGGCAGAGACTATTGACAAGTGTGGTCTTGAAGGAATgtcaaaaaatgaagaagacaaAGAAGAACATGTTGTAACCAACAAAGTAACAGAGATGGAGGAAGCAGAAAATGGAGCGCCTATGCTACCACTCTATTCAATGGGGGATGATACTGCATTTTCAAAGTATGAGATTGAATTATCAAAAACTAATGATCTCGCCCAAGGTGCTTCGGATGTGACCATGTCTAGTGAATATGAAGATGGAGGGACACCAAATGAAATTGTGGCAACTGTATCACAAGTTGGTGAATTCAATTTTACAAGTTCTGAGAGGCAAGGAGATGTTTTGCCAGACCTGGATAAAAGTGCTTCCATATATGCAAAATCCTGCCTTTCCTGTGATGGAAAAACTgctaataaagaagaaaatgttggAAATGCTGTCGACGATCCAAAAGCCCAGGTTATCAGTTCTCATGCTGAGATAAAAGAATATGTAGATCGAGTTACAGAAGATGATGTTGATGATCTCTTGGTTGAAAAGGAGTTGGAGACAATGTACCCTTTTACTTCCATGCACGAAGTAGTGACAAAAGAAGCTGTTGAGATCAATAGCTGTAGTCTTGCTTCTGTAGATGAGATGGAGGCACAGCGTATTGGGAAGTTTAGTCCTGAGGAAATGTCAAAAAATGGTGAAGACAAAGAAGAACTTGCTATAACTAACAAAGTAACAGAGATGGAGGTAGCAGAAAATGGAGCACCTATGCTACCACTTGATTCAGTGGGGGATGATACAGCATTTTCAAAGTATGAGATTGAATTATTAAAAACTAATGGTCTTGCCCAATGTGCTTCGGATGTGACCATGTCTAGTGAATATGAAGATGGAAGGACACCAAATGAAATTGTGGCAACTGTATCACAAGTCGGTGAATTCCATTTTACAAGTTCTGAGAGGCAAGGAGATGTTTTGCCAGACATGGATAAAAGTGCTTCCATATATGCAAAATCCTGCCCTTCCTGTGATGGAAAAACTGCtaacaaagaagaaaatgttCGAAAAGCCGTTAGTGATCCAAAAGCCCAAGTAATCAGTTTTGATGCAGAGACAAAAGACAATGTACATGGAGTTATCGAAGATGATGTCAACGATCATTTGGTTGAAAAGGAGTTACAGACAATGTACCCTTTTACTTCCATGCACAAAGTAGGGACAAAAGAAGCTGCTGAGATCCATAGCTGTAGCCCTGCTGTTGTAGAAGAGATGGAGGCAGAGAGTATTGATAATTGTGATCATGAAGAAATGTCAAAAAATGGTGAAGACAGAGAAGAACATGCTGTAACCAATAAAGTAACCGTGAAGGAGGAAGCAGAAAATGGAACGCCTACGCTACCACTTGATTCAATGTGGGATGATACAGCTCTTTCAAAGTTTGAGATCGAATTATCAAAAACTAATCGCCTTGCCCTAGGTGCTTCGGATGTGACCATGTCTAGTAAATATGAAGATGGAGGGACGCCAAATGAAATTGTGGCAACTGTATCACAAGTTGGTGAATTCAATTTTACAAGTTCTGAGAGGCAAGGAGATGTTTTGCCAGACCTGGATAAAAGTGCTTCCATATATGCGAAATCCTGCCTTTCCTGTGATGGAAAAACTgctaataaagaagaaaatgttggAAATGCTGTCAACGATCAAAAAGCCCAGGTTATCAGTTCTCATGCTGAGATAAAAGAATATGTAGATCGAGTTACAGAAGATGATGTTGATGATCACTTGGTTGAAAAGGAGTTAGAAACAATGTACCCTTTTACTTCCATGCACGAAGTAGTGACAAAAGAAGCTGTTGAGATCAATAGCTGTAGTCTTGCTTCTGTAGATGAGATGGAGGCACAGCGTATTGGGAAGTTTGGTCCTGAGGAAATGTCAAAAAATGGTGAAGACAAAGAAGAACTTGTTATGACTGACAAAATGGAGGAAGCAGAAAGTGGAACGCCTATGCTACCACTTGATTCAATGGTGCATGACACAGCATTTTCAAAGTATGAGACTGAATTATCAAAAACTAATGGTCTTGCCCTAGGTTCTTCGGATGTGACCATGTCCAGTGAATATGAAGATGGAGGGACACCAAATAAAATTGTGGCAACTGTATCACAAGTTGGTGAATTCAATTTTGGAAGTTCTGAGAAGCAGGGAGAAGTTTTGCCAGACATGGATAAAAGTGCTTCCATATATTCAGAATCCTGCCTTTTCTGTGATGGAAAAACTGCAAATAAGGAAGAAAATGTTGGAAAAGCTGTTGTTGATCCAAAAGCCCAGGTTATCAGTTCTGATGCTGAAACTAAAGAAAATGTAGACGGAGTTACAGAAGATGATGTTACGGATCACTTGGTTGAAAAGGTGCTTCTTGAGCAGAATGATAATGGTCCTGATCTTACGTTGCGTAACGCACATGAAAGCTGTATATATGCCACTGATGAAGGTGATGATATCTTGGATAGAAGAATTGGCATTGAGAATGTTGAGGATGGTACTAAGTTGGACGAGCAACTGATTTCTCCATTTGGATTAAATAATGGGTGTCTGTCGGACGAGAAGAAGTCCGCTGTTAAATCATTTTCTGTTGCCCCTTCAGGCAGAAATGTACCTGGATCAAGTACAGCTACTTTCTCTGTGCAGAATTTTTCATTATCATGTG TATTGAGTGCAGGAAAGGAGTATGAATTTCATGCATACAGCAACCGTGTCAGGAATTATGCAGAAGGAATAGAGATGGCTAATGAGGATAAAG GCTTTGGTCATGAAAAGATGAATCCACCTGCGCAAGGAGAAAATGAACTTGGAATTGACAAGAGAGTTGAAGGTCAGAACAGTAATGAAG ATGTCTTGAAACTAGCCAATCAAATGGACAGCGATGATGATCTGGATTTGAACAATCTGTTCAACAGCAATAGCACAAACAGTAAGAGGAATTCAAAGGAGACTGGAAAAGAAATTGATTTGCATGATCTTGACAATGTGGCAATCTCTTCTGGTCAATCCAATGAATTTTCGGATTGTGGAAACAATGCCTCTATATTGAAGCCTGAAATGAACGTTGAATGTTCAGCTGTTTCCCCAGCGACTGCTTCTACAACTG AAATCAAAGCACTGGAGATTGCTGCAGAAATGACTTTGTTCACCAGTTATGAGCTGAATTTGTTTTCagaagatagagaaagagatgaATTTGAGGAAGCAGATGTGAGAACCTTGGAAGACAAGttgataaacaaaaataatgaagAAGTGAATGAAGGAAGAGAAATTGTTTCGAgcattgaaaattttgagaaagAGCAACATTGTGATTATGAGCAAAGCATGGTAGAAGACAAGCCAAACTTGATAAATGAAACTAATGAAGTGAGTGAAGGGAGAGAAATTGTTGGAAGTATGGCGTCTAATTTAGAGCTAAATGAAGGGAGAGAAAATGTTGAGAGTATTGGAAAAGATTGTGATGATGAGCATGGCATGGTAGAGGAATTTGAAATAGGGAAACAGAACCAGCTTTCTGCTTCAGATGAGTCCATCTATGAAAATCGAAGTATACCAAAAGAGAAAGGTGGGGTGCCTGTCATCAAGCAAGGGCTTGTTGATTGCGAGATTCACAAATTTGAATGTATTGAGTTTGAGAATTATACAGAGGCTACTCAAATTAATGCCAGCAATTATGCTGCTTCAGATACTTCCAAAGCTGAATGTTGTGCAAGTGACTCTAAGAAACCAGAAATTCATGTGAACTCTGCTGTTGAAG CTGTTGCTTTAGAAAATCCCCAGAAATTGGAATCACGTGAAGATAAAAGTCCGGAGGCAAAATTGATGGAAAGAATCAGTAGATCTGCCATGCCAAAAATGAAGACTAACAAAGATTTTTCGATCCCAAGAACTCCGAAAAACATCCACAAAATCTATGATATGAAAGAGAATTTTCCCAGCAGCAAGAGGGAACAAGTCAATAACATGACAGCAACAAAAACATCAGTCAAGAGAAGGGCATTGGAAGATCTCCAGAAGAATTAG